A part of Podarcis muralis chromosome 15, rPodMur119.hap1.1, whole genome shotgun sequence genomic DNA contains:
- the LOC114585728 gene encoding uncharacterized protein LOC114585728, whose amino-acid sequence MASFKSTMLQLVFLGALFVSPAYLQQAPCDIVKKTVTRGAYKLNVEPSYFKPSAIYTVTITGIDNSTSVILQAVPSEDGSSGLWESENKPISCSGVENLVEKNVSSGNSTRTRWTAPNANMESVLIKSFVIFANGTTLLQTQTLARDTTTTSIRSVSSSATPRPDTSTPASHNPMHHINPTDAHVLLNASTVHHHNFASSHQWTQGPKGSASAAQGSSFLLAFLQLLSISLGFKLLS is encoded by the exons ATGGCTAGCTTCAAGTCCACCATGCTGCAGCTCGTCTTCCTTGGGGCACTGTTTGTTTCGCCTGCTTATCTTCAGCAGGCTCCTTGTGATATCGTCAAGAAGACCGTTACGCGGGGCGCTTACAAGCTGAACGTGGAACCTTCTTATTTCAAACCAAGTGCCATCTACACAG TCACCATTACTGGGATTGACAACAGCACTTCCGTCATCCTGCAAGCCGTGCCGTCTGAAGACGGCTCCAGCGGTCTGTGGGAAAGTGAAAACAAACCGATCAGCTGCAGTGGCGTCGAGAACCTGGTGGAGAAAAACGTCTCCAGCGGCAACAGCACCCGAACTCGCTGGACGGCCCCCAATGCCAACATGGAATCTGTGCTCATAAA GTCTTTTGTCATCTTTGCCAATGGAACAACCCTGCTGCAAACTCAGACCCTGGCAAGAG ACACAACAACCACCAGCATCAGATCGGTGTCCTCCTCCGCCACCCCTCGCCCTGACACCAGCACCCCTGCTTCCCACAATCCGATGCATCACATCAACCCGACTGATGCCCACGTCCTCCTCAACGCCTCCACCGTCCACCACCATAACTTCGCTTCCTCCCACCAGTGGACACAAGGTCCCAAAGGCTCGGCCTCTGCAGCTCAAGGCAGCTCCTTCCTCCTGGCAttcctgcagctcctctccaTCTCGCTGGGCTTCAAGCTCCTCTCCTAA